The Schistocerca gregaria isolate iqSchGreg1 chromosome 1, iqSchGreg1.2, whole genome shotgun sequence genome includes a window with the following:
- the LOC126358892 gene encoding uncharacterized protein LOC126358892 encodes MQAMLVFIAASLVAVATGEAPSTSYGAPFRQAQRFQTQPQQQQQPQAFAQSQAQPSFAAPQSFSGFSVASFRPQFFIPSQDASRLSGLYRLPSFPNSAPTTTEAATTTTEAPTTTVAGPYNYDFPRGRNAALSEAEESGVYYVLQPDGRLQRIAYAHGPAPVSAAPEQQRAYPGELSALQQPAVAPGYLARFQYHDLHPAGAPIYSYKQPELVRIN; translated from the exons ATGCAG GCCATGCTCGTTTTCATCGCGGCGTCGCTTGTGGCGGTGGCCACAGGCGAAGCGCCCTCCACCAGCTACGGGGCGCCCTTCCGCCAAGCACAGCGTTTCCAGAcacaaccgcagcagcagcagcagccacaggcATTCGCCCAATCACAGGCGCAGCCGTCATTCGCTGCTCCTCAGTCTTTCTCCGGATTCTCCGTGGCCAGCTTCCGCCCACAGTTCTTCATTCCCTCACAGGACGCCTCTCGACTGTCTGGCCTCTACCGCCTGCCCAGCTTCCCGAACTCTGCCCCCACCACCACAGAAGCTGCCACCACCACTACAGAGGCTCCTACGACTACCGTGGCCGGCCCTTACAAC TATGACTTCCCTAGAGGCCGCAATGCGGCGCTAAGTGAGGCGGAGGAGAGCGGCGTGTACTACGTGCTGCAGCCGGACGGCCGCCTGCAGCGCATCGCCTACGCCCACGGTCCCGCCCCCGTCTCCGCCGCCCCCGAGCAGCAGCGCGCCTATCCTGGAGAGCTGTCCGCCCTGCAGCAGCCAGCAGTAGCACCCGGCTACCTGGCGCGCTTCCAGTACCACGACCTGCATCCTGCCGGCGCTCCCATCTATTCTTACAAGCAACCAGAGCTTGTGCGCATCAACTAG